The stretch of DNA catcacaccctttagtcctaGTTCGTGTCTAAAAATCGGGACTAATGgtctcatttgaaccgggactaatgcctttagccgctCGAATCGGGACTAATGCTAACATTAGTCTCGGTTCGTAATGTAACCGAGACTAATGTGTATATTGAgctgtgaccaaagccctgttttctaccagTGATAGTATTAAAGCGTTTATAGGTGACCGAAGAATAGCACTCTCACACATATTTGCATGCAAGGGTAAGTGATTATATGTGCAGTCTCTCACACATGTATATTTATGTTTATATACATGCATacaatacatacacatatacacatgtatatattattttgaagggagagggggggggggggttcttgaaCCCATATTTGATATTTCTAACTCATGTATGTGTAGTAATCATCACACTAGACAACTTAACATTAGATTTTTTGATAAATTACACAGGCCATACTGAATATTCTTACAGAAGCCACACAACTTTGGACCCGGATTGAGGATTGCATAAACATTCTTCATCTTTAAGCGGCTGTTGACAAAAAAAGAAGTCTCATCCAAAAATTGAACTGTTAAATTAAAAATCTAATACCAGTGTCGGTTTCACCTTAAAGAGTAAAAGGTAAAAAATaacagtaaaaataaaaaataaatcttTCTAAAAAATGAATTAGTGCAATTGGTATTAACCTTaaagaacaaagaaaataaaaagtaaaataaTAATAATGAAAAAACATGCACACAAATCGCGCTATTCTAAAATATGCAAGAATATGCATATAATAAAGGAATTTTCACAAAGAAATTCCTAGGAAGGAATACCTTTTTTAGAGGAATGCCCTGGGGCACACTTTATTAAAATCAAATGGCGGTTGCATAAAAAATAACTTCTGTGAAAATAAATTATTAGCATTGGTATTATCCTTAacgaagaaacaaaaaaaaactgaaacaaattcaaaataatgaagttttctacgAAAGAGTGAATTAGTGGCTTTGGTATTACCCTTCaataagaaagaaaatgaaataaatacTAAAATGAACTCAAAGTGGTGAAATTTTCAAAGAAAGAATGAATTGGTGACATTGGTATTACCATttaagaagaaaaaacaaaaaaactaatctAAATCAAACAATTACAAACTTTACACATGATATACATAAAAATTGCGCATTATAAAAATATGAAAGAATAAGCATATGAAAGTGAAACTTTTGCAAAAAATATAGTTTCCTTTGTACAGTTGAATTAGTGACATTCGTATTCCCTTTAAAGAAGAAAGAAATTGAAATGCAACTAATACAAAtccaaataatgaagttttctaaaaataataatgaataaGTGTCATTGatattacccttaaagaagaaataaaaagcaaAATTAATTAAAATTACAaagttttctaagaaagaatgaattagtgggtTTGGTATTACCCTCCAAAAAAAGTTGAAATAAATAATAAAGCAAAATCAAAATAACACAATcttctaagaaagaatgaattaagGGAATTTGCATTACCATATAGGAAGAAAGAAATGAAAGAAAAAATTGCACAAGCTATaaataaaaatcttatttttaAAAATAGGCAAGAATAAGAATAAAAATGTAAAATTATCGCCAATAAGAACTTTCCTAAGtacgaatgaattagtggcattgtatTACCCTTGAAGaagaatgaaaataaaataaaaccaaatACAAAGTCAAAATATTTTTCTTAAAGTAATAAATAAGTGTAATTGGTATTACCTTTaaagaagaataaaaaaataaaataagtcaaaatatttattttttctaagaaagaatgaacTAGTGGTTTTTATATTACCCttcaagaagaaagaaaatgaaataaatactaaaacaaaaccaaaataatgaagttttctaaggaATAATGAATTAGTGGGCACTGATATTACCATTTAAGAAGAATGAAAATTGAGAAACAAATCTAAAACAAACAATGAAATTTTTTGCACATGATATATACAAAAGTTTTGGTTTAAAAATATATGCAAGAATGAACATATAAAAGTGGATTTTTTTACAAAAAGAAGTTTCATTAGTACGAATGAATTAGTGGTACTAGTACTACCGTCAAGGGAATTGAAGTTTTCTAGTAAAGAATGAGTTAGTTGGTATTAACCTTTGTGAAGAAACAAAATGAATTTTTTTTGCATACGGGTTTGCACTCAAATTGCACTTTTTGTAATATGAAACAATAGGCATATAATAATGCAATTTTGACACATATTGTATAGTTATTATGTGTATAAATTTGCACTCATCAAACATCCTAAAATAgctgcaaaagaaaaaaaatgaaaaccaactaataaagaaaaaacaaaagaaaaaacgcataataaaagaaaacagagaaATAAAGGGAGGAAAAGGAAGGGTGGGTCGCACATGTAATGGGTTCAGCCCATTAAGGAATGGACTGACCCAAATATATGGCCAGTCAAGAAAAAACAGCCCAAAGCAGTACATAGACcatcctagaaaaataaaatatgatCACGAATCTGAAGTAGAATTCAACGGTCCAAAAAGTGACAGACCTAAAAGTAATTTTCAGGTGACTTGCGTATAGCTAAAGTGTAAACCTGTGTGTTATCTTACCATCTCTACCCTTCGCCGCACCTTCATAACGGTAACTAGCCATCACTATCTCTGTCAAACATGACTCGACCATCCCTTTGTCGaaaataaaataacatggccaCCCAAACGAAAAATAAGTTGGAAATGTAAAAAAAAAGACGGAACGTGACAGTCAAATATGGTACTTGTGTACAAATCAGACTTGCAAGAGCAAAACATATTTTTTCTGTATTGATCCCAAATTATGATGTCATTCTTTCTTTTTCTCGGGGAAAGGAAGAATTTATTAATAATGGACAGAAGTACATACATTACACAATAAATAATACTCCttccgttcccaaatacttgttGTGGTTTTAGTTCTATTTACAAGCCACACTTTGCTTTGTAGAAATACGCAATTAATTCTATGCTGAAGCTCCAAAATCCTGATAGTATCTTCTTTTGTTCCTGCGGCTTTGCTCTTGTTGTCTCATCAGATGGGCTTGTCCCCTGTCCTGCCCTGTTACAAGTACGCACGCTTCTGTGCTATGGGAACAATGGGGAGAGGAAGATGGCCCTTTTTCTGCAAGCACGTCACTGTCTCGTACAAGCTCTCTTTCAACGGAGTGAACTCCAATCCCAGGTCCCTGAGCCTTTGGTTCGAGAACTTGTACGGCTTCGCCATGGGTTTGACGTCCTCTTCGCACCTGTCATGCCAACGAAATCCATGGTgagcaaacaagcaagcaatgcCCAGTATCGAATTAAACATGTTCAAATTATTGTATTACGTACTTGGCGGTTATGTTGTACCGAGGAAAGAGGTCGCCGAGGAGCTGAAGGAAGTGCGTGCGGCGCAGCACGGTCCCGATGCAGAGGTACCGGCCACGGGCATCGGGGTGCTCGTAGACGAGGACGTGCGCGCGGGCGACGTCGCGAACGTCGGTGTAGGCGGCAACGGCGTTCGGGTAGGTGAGCTTTGCGCCGGTGAGGTAATGGGCCACGTGGCTGCTACTGAAGTTGAGCGACTGCTGCAGCATGGGGCCCATGGTCATGGACGGCACCACCACGGCCAGCTCCCGCCccgtcttggccgcctcctccgtcGCCGTGATCTCCGCCATCATCTTGGCGCAGCAGTACAGGTTCTGCAATGCACACGAAAATCGGTGAGTTCAGTTGACAGGCGAGAAAGATCGGGTGCGATGGAGGAGAGGATTCTTACCCCTGTGTTTTTGAAGTAGTCATAGTCGCTCCAGAGTTCGTCAAGTTGCACGACAGAGAGTGCCATCGCTGCCTACTGAAGGGGCACTGCAAGGCAAGCTGTAGAAATCCATTCACATGCCGGAGATGTCGCCAGTTTGGGCATAGGGCGAGGGGCTGCACCAACTCTCCATCCCCCTCCCCCCGGTCCCCTTCTGCTGCCCCTCCTTCCACCATAGTGAGGTCCCCTGCTGCGTCCAGAGAAGTCGTGTTCCCTGCATCGACTCTTccgacctgaaggaaatatgccctagaggcaataataaagttattatttatttccttatatcatgataaatgtttattattcatgttacaattatattaaccggaaacataatagatgtgtgaatacatagacaaacatagtgtcactagtatgcctctacttgactagctcattgatcaaagatggttatgtttcctaaccatagacatgagttatcatttgattaacgggatcgcatcattaggagaatgatgtgattgacttgacccatttcattagcttagcacttgatcgtttagtttgttgctcttgctttcttcaagacttatacatgttcctatgactatgagattatgcaactcccgtttaccggagaaacactttgtgtgctaccaaacgtcacaacgtaactgggtgattataaaggtgctctacaggtgtctccaaaggtacttgttgggttggcgtatttcgagattaggatttgtcactccgattgtcggagaggtatctctgggccctctcggtaatgcacatcacataagccttggaagcattgcaactaataagttagttgcgggatgatgtattacggaacgagtaaagagacttgccggtaatgagattgaactaggtattgagataccgacgatcaaatctcgggcaagtaacataccgatgacaaagggaacaacgtatgttgttatgcggtctgaccgataaaagatcttcgtagaatatgtaggagccaatatgagcatccaggttccgctattggttattgaccggagacgtgtctcggtcatgtctacattgttctcgaacccgtagagtccgcacgctgaacgttacgatgacaatttctttatgagtttatatatgttgatgtaccgaaggttgttcggagtcccggatgtgatcacggacataacgaggagtctcgaaatagtcgagacataaagattgatatattgaacgactatattcggacacaggaatggttccgggagttatcggatataaaacgaagtaccgggggttaccggaacccccccgggggttaatgggcctcatgggcccaaagtggagcagcggaggggcggccagggcaggctgcgcgccccctccccctctagtccgaattggacaaggagggaggggcggcgcccctctttcctttctctcctctctcccttcctttcccctctcctagttggacaaggaaaggagggagtcctactcccggtaggagtaggactcctccctggcacgcctcctcctggccggccacccctcccccttgctcctttatatacgggggtagggggcacctctagacacaacaattgatccttgagatctattagccatgtgcggtgccctcctccatcataatccttgataatattgtagcggtgcttaggcgaagccctgcgacggtagaacatcaagatcgtcaccacgccgtcgtgctgacggaactcttccccgacattctgctggatcggagtccggggatcgtcatcgagctgaacgtgtgctagaactcggaggtgccgtagtttcggtgcttgatcggtcgggccgtgaagacgtacgactacatcaaccgtgttctgctaacgcttccgcttccggtctacgagggtacgtagacaacactctcccctctcgttgctatgcatcaccatgatcttgcgtgtgcgtaggaatattttttgaaattactacgttccccaacagtggcatccgagcctaggttttatgcgttgatgctgtgcacgagtagaacacaagtgagttgtgggcgacatAAGTCATatcgcttaccagcatgtcatactttggttcggcggtattgttggatgaagtggcccggaccgacattacgcgtacgcttacgcgagactggttctaccgacgtgctttgtacacaggtggctggcgggtgtcagtttctccaactttagttgaaccaagtgtggctacgcccggtccttgcgaaggttaaaacatcaccaactggacaaactatcattgtggttttgatgcgtaggtaagaacggttcttgctaagcccgtagcagccacgtaaaacttgcaacaaaaaagtagaggacgtttaacttgtttttgcagggcatgttgtgatgtgatatggtcaagacatgatgctaaattttattttatgagatgatcatgttttgtaaccgagttatcggcaactagcaggagccatatggttgttgctttattgtatgtaatgcaattcagctgtaatgctttactttatcactaagcggtagcgatagtcgtggaagcataagattggcgagacgacaacgatgctacgatggtgatcaaggtgtcgcgccggtgacgatggtgatcatgacggtgcttcgaagatggaaatcacaagcacaagatgatgatggtcatatcatatcacttatattgattgcatgtgatgtttatcttttatgcatcttatcttgctttgattgacggttagcattataagatgatccctcactaaattatcaaagtataagtgttctccctaagtatgcaccgttgcgaaagttcttcgtgctgagacaccacgtgatgatcgggtgtgataggctctacgttcaaatacaacgggtgcaaaacagttgcacacgcggaatactcaggtttaacttgacgagcctagcatataacagatatggcctcggaacacggagaccgaaaggtcgagcgtgaatcatatagtagatatgatcaacatattgatgttcacaatcgatactactccatctcacgtgatgatcggacatggtttagttgatttggatcacgtgatcacttagaggattagagggatatctttctaagtgggagttcttagttgatttggatcacatgatcacttagtatcttgcttatctatgtttgattgtagatagatggctcgtgctgttgttccgttgaattttaatgcattccttgagaaagcaaagttgaaagatgatggtagccattacacagactgggttcgtaacttgaggattatcatcaatgctgcacagaagaattacgacctggaagcaccgctgggtgccaggcctgctgtaggagcaacactagatgttatgaacgtctggcagagcaaagctgatgactactcgatagttcagtgtgccatgctttacggcttagaaccgggtcttcaacgacgttttgaacgtcatggagcatatgagatgttccaggagttgaagttaatatttcaagcaaatgcccggattgagagatatgaagtctctaataagttctataactgcaagatggaggagaatagttctgtcagtgaacatatactcaaaatgtctgggtatcataatcacttgactcaactgggggttaatcttcctattgatagtgtcattgacagagttcttcaatcactgccaccaagctacaaaagtttcgtgatgaactataatatgcaagggatgaataggactattcctgagctcttcgcaatgctaaaagccgcggaggtagaaatcaagaaggagcatcaagtgttgatggtcaatatgaccaccagtttcaagaaaaagggcaaagggaagaagaaagggaacttcaagaagaacaacaaacaagttgctgctcaggagaagaaacccaagtctggacctaagcctgagactgagtgcttctactgcaagcagactggtcactggaagcggaactgccccaagtatttggcggataagaaggatggcaaagtgaacaaaggtatatgtgatatacatgttattgatgtgtaccttactaatgcttgtagtagcacctgggtatttgatactggttctgttgctaagatttgcaaatcgaaacaggggctacggattaagcgaagattggctaaggacgaggtgacgatgcgcgtgggaaatggttccaaagtcgatgtgatcgcgatcggcacgctacctctacatctaccttcgggattagtattagacctaaatagttgttatttggtgccagcgttgagcatgaacattatatctagatcttgtttgatgtgagacggttattcatttaaatcagagaataatggttgttctatttatatgagtaatatcttttatggtcatgcacccttgaagaatggtctatttttgatgaatctcaatagtagtgatacacatattcataatgttgaaatcaagagatgtagagttgataatgatagtgcaacttatttgtggcactgccgtttaggacatatcggtgtaaagcgcatgaagaaactccatattgatggacttttggaaccacttgattatgaatcacttggtacttgcgaaccgtgcctcatgggtaagatgactaaaacgccgttctccggtactatggagagagcaacggatttgttggaaatcatacatacagatgtatgt from Triticum dicoccoides isolate Atlit2015 ecotype Zavitan chromosome 6A, WEW_v2.0, whole genome shotgun sequence encodes:
- the LOC119314776 gene encoding cinnamoyl-CoA reductase 1-like, with amino-acid sequence MPSIDKATDNGELKQRRPELELVCVTGAGGFIGSWVVKELLLRGYRVRGTARDPADQKNAHLLALEGAEERLTLCRADVIDYDGLRAAFRGCRGVFHDLVPVAVEGTRNVIRAAADVGVRRVVFTSSYGAVHMDPNRRPDAVLHETLWSDYDYFKNTGNLYCCAKMMAEITATEEAAKTGRELAVVVPSMTMGPMLQQSLNFSSSHVAHYLTGAKLTYPNAVAAYTDVRDVARAHVLVYEHPDARGRYLCIGTVLRRTHFLQLLGDLFPRYNITAKCEEDVKPMAKPYKFSNQRLRDLGLEFTPLKESLYETVTCLQKKGHLPLPIVPIAQKRAYL